Proteins co-encoded in one Pogona vitticeps strain Pit_001003342236 chromosome 9, PviZW2.1, whole genome shotgun sequence genomic window:
- the LOC110086503 gene encoding C5a anaphylatoxin chemotactic receptor 1 codes for MSTSSATNSSSSPEILGDSTVRDTVKIITGVIFSFIFLAGVTGNGIVLWVTGWKLRWTSNTVWFFNLALADLASTSLILVTVLNLALDLNWPFGSVACKVANCLFGLSVCSGVLLLSSISVDRCVLVVAPVWCQNYRTPRLTWGACGFLWLLSLAFFVPSSYFFTEVSVEKNNRSSCNNLDVFQDWQEAEVLTICIFLYQFLLPLLVISISYTILVVTMHKKKLNKSSKPLLVVTRVVFCFFLCWLPYHALALARISMNDVPDAMRLVAIPLSKCLAMFNSCINPLLYVFVGQEFQDAVRRSLLQVFRTAFEEAPAGANV; via the coding sequence ATGTCAACAAGCTCAGCCACCAACAGTTCATCTTCCCCGGAGATCCTTGGAGACAGCACAGTCCGTGACACAGTGAAGATCATCACTGGTGTCATCTTCAGTTTTATTTTCCTGGCTGGGGTGACTGGGAATGGAATAGTGTTGTGGGTCACTGGCTGGAAGCTGCGCTGGACCTCCAACACTGTCTGGTTCTTCAACCTTGCATTGGCTGACCTGGCTTCCACCTCCCTAATCCTCGTCACGGTACTAAATTTGGCCTTGGATCTGAATTGGCCCTTTGGCTCCGTGGCCTGCAAAGTGGCCAACTGCCTCTTTGGCCTGAGCGTGTGCAGCGGTGTACTGCTGCTCAGCTCCATCAGTGTGGACCGTTGTGTGCTGGTGGTAGCCCCCGTCTGGTGCCAGAACTACCGCACGCCGCGTCTCACCTGGGGGGCTTGTGGGTTCCTCTGGCTGCTCTCCTTAGCTTTCTTCGTCCCCAGCTCCTACTTCTTCACTGAGGTCTCAGTTGAGAAGAACAACAGGAGTTCCTGCAACAACCTGGATGTCTTCCAGGACTGGCAGGAAGCTGAAGTCCTCACCATCTGTATCTTTCTTTACCAGTTCCTCCTGCCTCTGTTGGTCATCTCCATTTCCTACACCATTTTGGTGGTGACTATGCACAAAAAGAAACTCAACAAATCCAGCAAACCCTTATTGGTGGTCACCAGGGtggtcttctgcttcttcttgtgTTGGCTGCCCTACCATGCCTTGGCTCTGGCCAGGATCTCCATGAACGATGTGCCAGATGCCATGCGCCTGGTGGCCATCCCCCTCTCCAAGTGCCTTGCCATGTTCAACAGCTGCATCAACCCTTTGCTATATGTCTTTGTGGGGCAGGAGTTCCAGGATGCGGTAAGGCGGTCCTTGCTGCAGGTCTTCAGAACTGCTTTTGAGGAGGCACCAGCGGGAGCCAATGTCTGA